One segment of Vulpes lagopus strain Blue_001 chromosome 8, ASM1834538v1, whole genome shotgun sequence DNA contains the following:
- the CROCC gene encoding rootletin isoform X1, with protein sequence MSLGLEESSEAQPTLETVIQTLESSVLRAGQEEGLSAQDPAQDAPRTAGLPARIREIVTRNLSQPDSQAPLPATEMASVLSLQEENQLLQQELSRVEDLLAQSRAERDELAIKYNAVSERLEQAVRLESGELETPEPRGLVRQSVELRRQLQEEQASYRRKLQAYQEGQQRQAQLVQRLQAKTLQYKKKCSELEQQLVERSTELERQRLRDTEHSHDLESTLVRLEEEQQRSASLAQVNSMLREQLDQASSANQALSEDIRKVTTDWTRCRKELEQREAAWRREEESFNSYITNEHSRLLLLWRQVVGVRRLVSEVKMSTERDLLHLGGELARASRAIQEADLGLSAGLRLAESRAEAALEKQALLQTQLEEQLRDKVLQEKDLAQLKVQSNLDKANLSARVTELALTVERLQNQNLEKDQVNKVLTEKLEALESLRLQEQAALETEDGEGLQQTLRDLAQAVLSDVESGVQLSGSERTADASDGSLRGLSGPRTPSPPRRASPGRGRSPRRGPSPACSDSSTLALIHSALHKRQLQIQDMRGRYEASQDLLGTLRKQLSDSEGERRSLEEQLQRLRDKTDGATQAHEDAQREAQRLRSTIGLLSREKDSLACSLQAAQQQAEELQQEREKLQAAQEELRRQRDQLEEEREATAQDSARTRRELERSHRQLEQLEVRRSGLAKELVEVREALSCATLQRDVLEAEKAEVAEALSKAEAGRVELELSMTKLRVEEASLRDSLSKLSALNESLAQDKLGLNRLVAQLEEEKAALLGRQRQVEQEASLAREEQERLEQLRLEQEVEQQGLEGSLRVAEQAREALEDQLPTLRQERCRLQEQLAQLSRQLNGREQELEQARRETQRQVEALERASREKEALARERAGLAVQLAAAEREGRTLSEEATCLRLEKEALEGSLFEVRRQLAQLEARREQLEADGQALLLTKEALTGELAGLRQQVTTTEEKAALDKELMAQKLVQAEREAQASLREQRVAHEEDLQRLQQEKEAAWRELEAERAQLQSQLQREREELLARLEAEKEELSEEIAALQQERDEGLLLAESEKQQALSLKESEKTALSEKLMGTQHSLATISLEMERQKRDAQSRQEQDRSTVNALTSELRDLRAQLEEAADTHAQEVKRLQEQARNLERQRESSAREAEELRTQLRLMEDARDGLRRELLEAQRQVREGQDGREAQRQEASELRRSLSEGVQEREALRRTNEELRAAVKKAESERISLKLANEDKEQKLALLTEARVAVGKEAEELRAGLQEVERSRLEARRELQELRRQMKMLDSENARLGRELVELQGRLTLGERAEKEGRREALGLRQKLLKGEASMEAVRQELQGAQRKLQEQEGEFRARERGLLGSLEEARGAEKQQLDHARSLELKLEVARAEAAELGLRLSAAEGRGQGLEAELARVEAQRRAAEVQLGGLRSALRRGLGLGRSPSPAPLPSPSSPTRSALAGGSGEGLRSPSPLERSPGCEPPSPGPTTSPASPDLDPEAVRGALREFLQELRSTQRQRDELRAQMSTLSRQLAELEAERDNATSRVRQLQKAVAESEEARRGVDARLSGAQAQLALQEESVRRSERERRAALDQVATLERSLQATESELRASQEKISKMKANEGRLENDKRRLKEVLDASEGRTIKLELQRRSLEGELQRSRLGLSDREAQAQALQDRVASLQRQVADSEVKAGTLQLTVERLSGALVKVEESEGLLRDKVQGLTEALAQNSASLTSSQDKNLHLQKALTACEHDRQVLQERLEAARQALSEARKQSSSLGEQVQTMRGELADLELQRAEAEGQLQQLQEVLRQRQEGETAALHTVQKLRDERRLLQERLDSLQGALAQREAEKREVERSALRLEKDRVALKRMLDKVEREKLRSHEDTVRLNAERGRLDRTLTGAELELAEAQRQIQLLEAQVVALEQDQSPGRLEADEQRQLELQQEVERLRSAQVRTERTLEARERAHQQRVRGLEEQVSTLKGQLHQELRRTSASFPPASSPAGQ encoded by the exons atGAGCTTGGGGCTGGAGGAATCGTCGGAGGCCCAGCCGACACTGGAGACTGTTATCCAG ACACTGGAGAGCAGCGTCCTGAGAGCTGGCCAGGAGGAGGGCCTGAGCGCGCAGGACCCAGCCCAGGACGCCCCCAGGACCGCCGGCCTGCCCGCCCGCATCAGGGAGATTGTCACCCGCAACCTCTCCCAGCCTGACAGCCAAG CCCCACTGCCAGCCACAGAGATGGCCTCCGTGCTGTCACTGCAGGAGGAGAACCAGCTGCTGCAGCAGGAGCTGTCCCGCGTGGAGGACCTGCTGGCCCAGAGCCGCGCGGAGCGTGATGAGCTGGCCATCAAGTACAACGCGGTCAGCGAGAGG CTGGAGCAGGCTGTGCGGCTGGAGTCTGGGGAGCTGGAAACGCCAGAGCCCAGGGGGCTGGTGCGGCAGAGCGTGGAGCTGCGGAGGCAGCTGCAGGAGGAGCAGGCCTCCTACCGGCGCAAGCTGCAGGCCTACCAGGAAGGCCAGCAGCGGCAGGCCCAGCTGGTGCAGCGGCTGCAGGCCAAG ACTCTCCAGTACAAGAAGAAGTGCTCAGAGCTGGAGCAGCAGCTGGTAGAGAGATCCACAGAGCTGGAGCGACAGCGGCTGCGG GACACAGAGCACAGCCATGACCTGGAGAGCACCCTCGTCCgcctggaggaggagcagcagag GAGTGCCAGCTTGGCCCAGGTGAACTCCATGCTCCGAGAGCAGCTGGACCAGGCGAGCTCGGCTAACCAGGCTCTGAGTGAGGACATCCGCAAGGTGACTACCGACTGGACACGCTGCCGTAAGGAGCTGGAGCAGCGGGAGGCGGCGTGGAGGCgtgaggaggag TCCTTCAACAGCTACATCACCAATGAGCACAGCCgcctgctcctcctctggagGCAGGTTGTGGGAGTGCGTCGGCTGGTCAGCGAGGTGAAGATGTCCACCGAGAG AGATCTGCTGCATTTGGGAGGAGAGCTGGCCCGGGCCTCAAGAGCCATCCAGGAGGCGGACCTGGGGCTGAGTGCAGGCCTGCGGCTGGCTGAGAGCCGGGCTGAggcagccctggagaagcaggcaCTGCTGCAGACCCAGCTGGAGGAGCAGCTGCGGGACAAGGTGCTCCAGGAGAAGGACCTCGCCCAGCTGAAGGTGCAGAGCAACCTGGACAAGGCCAATCTCAGTGCCAG AGTGACAGAGCTGGCCCTGACCGTGGAGCGCCTTCAGAACCAGAATCTGGAGAAGGATCAGGTCAACAAGGTCCTTACTGAGAAGCTTGAGGCCCTG GAATCCCTGCGGCTCCAGGAGCAGGCGGCCCTGGAGACAGAGGACGGAGAGGGGCTGCAGCAGACCCTGAGAGACCTggcacag gccgtCCTGTCGGACGTGGAGAGCGGCGTCCAGCTAAGCGGCTCCGAGCGCACGGCCGACGCTTCGGACGGCAGCCTGCGGGGGCTCTCGGGCCCCCGGAcgccctccccgccgcgccgcgcctcGCCCGGCCGCGGCCGCTCCCCGCGCCGAGGCCCATCCCCGGCCTGCTCCGACTCCTCCACGCTCGCCCTCATCCACTCGGCCCTGCACAAGCGCCAGCTGCAGATCCAG GACATGCGTGGGCGCTATGAGGCCAGCCAGGACCTCCTGGGCACCCTGCGGAAGCAGCTCAGTGACAGCGAGGGTGAGCGCCGCAGCCTGGAGGAACAGCTGCAGCGTCTGCGGGACAAGACTGACGGGGCCACCCAGGCTCATGAGGACGCCCAGCGCGAGGCCCAGCGTCTGCGGAGCACCATCGGCCTCCTGAGCAG GGAGAAGGACAGCCTGGCCTGCAGCCTGCAGGCGGCCCAGCAGCAGGCCGAGGAGCTACAGCAGGAGCGGGAGAAGCTGCAGGCAGCTCAGGAGGAGCTGCGGCGCCAGCGGGACCAGCTGGAGGAGGAGCGGGAGGCCACGGCCCAGGACAGCGCACGGACTCGCAGGGAGCTCGAGCGCAG CCACAGACAACTAGAGCAGCTGGAAGTGAGGCGCTCAGGGCTGGCGAAGGAGCTGGTGGAGGTGAGGGAGGCGCTGAGCTGTGCCACGCTGCAGCGGGACGTGCTGGAGGCTGAGAAGGCCGAGGTGGCTGAGGCGCTGAGCAAG GCAGAGGCTGGCCGCGTGGAGCTCGAGCTCTCAATGACCAAGCTGAGGGTGGAGGAGGCCTCTCTGCGGGACTCCTTGTCCAAGCTGAGCGCCCTCAATGAGAGCCTCGCCCAGGACAAGCTGGGTCTGAACCGCCTTGTCGCCCAG CTAGAAGAGGAAAAGGCAGCCCTGCTGGGCCGGCAGCGGCAGGTGGAACAGGAGGCCTCCTTGGCGCGGGAGGAGCAGGAGCGGCTGGAGCAGCTGCGGCTGGAGCAAGAGGTGGAGCAGCAGGGCCTGGAGGGCTCCCTGCGGGTGGCAGAGCAGGCCCGGGAGGCCCTGGAGGACCAGCTTCCCACACTGCGCCAGGAGCGCTGCAGGCTCCAGGAGCAGCTGGCGCAG CTCTCCCGGCAGCTGAACGGGCGGGAACAAGAGCTGGAGCAGGCACGGAGGGAGACGCAACGGCAGGTGGAGGCGTTGGAGCGGGCCTCCCGGGAGAAGGAGGCGCTGGCCAGGGAGCGGGCCGGCCTGGCGGTGCAGCTGGCGGCAGCTGAGCGCGAGGGCCGGACCCTGTCGGAGGAGGCCACGTGCTTACG CCTGGAGAAGGAAGCCCTGGAGGGTAGCCTGTTTGAGGTGCGGCGGCAGCTGGCGCAGCTCGAAGCCCGCCGGGAGCAGCTGGAAGCCGATGGGCAGGCCCTGCTGCTGACCAAGGAGGCCCTGACTG GGGAGCTGGCGGGCCTACGGCAACAGGTGACAACCACGGAGGAGAAGGCAGCTCTGGACAAGGAGCTGATGGCTCAGAAGCTGGTGCAGGCTGAGCGGGAGGCCCAGGCCTCTCTGCGGGAGCAGCGGGTGGCCCACGAGGAGGACTTGCAGCGACTCCAGCAAGAGAAG GAGGCTGCCTGGCGGGAGCTGGAGGCTGAGCGGGCCCAGCTGCAGAGTCAGCTGCAGCGGGAGCGGGAGGAGCTGCTGGCACGACTGGAGGCCGAGAAGGAAGAGCTGAGTGAAGAGATTGCCGCCCTGCAGCAGGAGCGCGATGAGGGCCTCCTCCTGGCTGAGAGCGAGAAGCAGCAG GCCCTGTCCCTGAAGGAGTCCGAGAAGACAGCACTGTCGGAGAAGCTGATGGGCACACAGCACAGCCTGGCCACCATCTCCCTGGAGATGGAGCGACAAAAGAGAGATGCTCAGAGCCGGCAGGAGCAGGACCGG AGCACCGTGAATGCTCTGACATCCGAGCTGCGGGACCTACGGGCCCAGCTGGAGGAGGCTGCAGACACACATGCCCAGGAGGTgaagaggctacaagaacaggcCCGAAACCTGGAGAGGCAGCGGGAATCCTCCGCGCGTGAG GCAGAAGAGCTTCGGACGCAGCTGCGCCTGATGGAGGATGCCCGGGACGGGCTGCGGCGGGAGCTGCTGGAGGCCCAGCGCCAGGTACGGGAGGGTCAGGATGGCCGCGAGGCCCAGCGCCAGGAGGCCAGCGAGCTGCGGCGCAGCCTGAGCGAGGGTGTCCAGGAGCGCGAGGCCCTGCGGCGGACCAACGAGGAGCTGCGGGCGGCAGTGAAGAAGGCTGAGAGTGAACGGATCAG CCTGAAGCTTGCCAACGAGGACAAGGAGCAGAAGCTGGCGCTCCTCACGGAGGCACGGGTGGCTGTGGGCAAGGAGGCCGAGGAGCTGcgggctgggctgcaggaggtGGAGCGCTCCCGGCTGGAGGCCCGCAGGGAGCTGCAGGAGCTCCGGCGGCAG ATGAAGATGCTGGACAGTGAGAACGCCAGGCTGGGCCGGGAGCTAGTGGAGTTGCAAGGCCGCCTGACGCTGGGCGAGCGGGCAGAGAAGGAGGGCCGGCGGGAGGCCCTGGGCCTCCGACAGAAGCTGCTGAAGGGCGAGGCCAGCATGGAGGCCGTGCGGCAGGAG ctccagggGGCCCAGAGGAAGCTGCAGGAACAAGAGGGCGAGTTCCGGGCCCGGGAGCGAGGCCTactgggctccctggaggaggcgCGCGGTGCGGAGAAGCAGCAGCTGGACCACGCCCGCAGCCTGGAGCTGAAGCTGGAGGTGGCGCGGGCCGAGGCCGCAGAGCTGGGGCTGCGGCTGAGCGCGGCCGAGGGCCGGGGGCAAGGCCTGGAGGCCGAGCTGGCCCGGGTGGAGGCGCAGCGGCGTGCCGCCGAGGTCCAGCTGGGCGGCCTGCGCTCAGCCCTGCGCCGGGGCCTGGGCCTTGGGCgctcccccagcccggccccgctGCCCTCGCCCAGCTCCCCGACCCGGAGCGCACTGGCCGGAG GAAGCGGCGAAGGGCTCAGGAGCCCCAGCCCCTTGGAACGCAGCCCTGGCTGTGAGCCGCCATCCCCAGGACCCACCACCTCCCCAGCCTCTCCAGACCTGGACCCAGAGGCAGTGCGGGGGGCCCTCCGGGAGTTCCTGCAGGAGCTGCGGAGCACCCAGAGACAGCGG GATGAGCTTCGGGCCCAGATGAGCACCCTGAGTCGCCAGCTGGCTGAGTTGGAGGCTGAGCGGGACAATGCAACGTCACGGGTGAGGCAGCTGCAAAAGGCCGTGGCCGAGAGTGAAGAAG CCCGGCGTGGTGTGGATGCGCGGCTGAGCggggcccaggcccagctggCGCTGCAGGAGGAGAGCGTGCGGCGTAGCGAGCGGGAGCGCCGGGCCGCCCTGGACCAGGTGGCCACCCTGGAGAGGAGCCTGCAGGCCACGGAGAGTGAGCTGCGGGCCAGCCAG GAGAAGATCAGCAAGATGAAGGCCAACGAGGGAAGGCTGGAGAACGACAAGCGCCGCCTGAAGGAGGTGCTGGACGCCTCCGAGGGCCGCACCATCAAGCTTGAGCTGCAGCGACGCTCGCTCGAGGGGGAGCTACAGCGCAGCCGCCTGGGCCTGAGTGACCGCGAGGCCCAGGCCCAAGCCCTCCAGGACCGGGTGGCCTCCCTGCAGAGGCAG GTGGCGGACAGTGAGGTGAAGGCAGGGACCCTGCAGCTGACAGTGGAACGGCTGAGCGGGGCCCTGGTCAAGGTGGAGGAGAGCGAGGGGCTCCTGCGGGACAAGGTGCAGGGCCTCACAGAAGCCCTGGCCCAGAATAGCGCCAGCCTTACCAGCAGCCAGGACAAGAACCTGCACCTGCAGAAGGCCCTCACCGCCTGTGAACATGACCGCCAAGTGCTCCAG GAACGGCTGGAGGCCGCCCGGCAGGCGTTGTCCGAGGCTCGGAAGCAGAGCAGCTCCCTGGGTGAGCAGGTGCAGACGATGCGGGGCGAGCTGGCGGACCTGGAGCTGCAGCGGGCGGAGGCAGAGGGCCAGCTGCAACAGCTCCAGGAG GTGCTGCGGCAGCGCCAGGAGGGTGAGACTGCGGCCCTGCACACGGTCCAGAAGCTGCGGGACGAGCGGCGGCTGCTGCAGGAGCGCCTGGACAGCCTGCAGGGTGCCCTTGCCCAGCGGGAGGCCGAGAAGCGGGAGGTGGAGCGGTCAGCGCTGCGGCTGGAGAAGGACCGGGTGGCCCTCAAGAGGATGCTGGACAAG GTGGAGCGGGAGAAGCTTCGCAGCCACGAGGACACAGTGCGGCTGAATGCGGAGAGGGGCCGCCTGGACCGCACGCTCACAGGGGCCGAGCTGGAGctggctgaggcccagaggcAGATCCAGCTGCTGGAG GCCCAGGTGGTGGCACTGGAGCAGGACCAGAGCCCAGGCCGGCTGGAGGCGGACGAGCAGCGGCAGCTGGAGCTGCAGCAGGAGGTGGAGCGCCTGCGCAGTGCCCAGGTGCGGACGGAGCGCACCCTGGAGGCGCGGGAGCGGGCCCACCAGCAGCGGGTGCGCGGGCTGGAGGAGCAG